The DNA sequence TGGGTAGATGGGTTGTCTATTACAGGTGAAAAGTGAAAATTGTTTTTTGGGGCACCCCAGAATTTTCTGTACCTATTCTTGAAGCATTAATTAACTCTGACCATGATGTTGTCGGTGTTGTGACTCAACCAGATAGAAGGAGGTCTAGAGGTAATAAACTTATACATTCACCTGTAAAGACTGTCGCACTAGAAAATAATATCCCAGTACTAACTCCTCAAAATATTAGGCAAGAAAGCTTAATCCAACAAAAGATAATTAACTTAAAAGCAGATTTAAACTTAGTAGTAGCTTTTGGGCAAATACTCCCCTTATTGATTCTGGATTCACCTCCCTTAGGAAGTTGGAATATTCACGCTTCTTTATTACCTAGATGGCGAGGAGCAGCCCCTATTCAACGAGCAATATTGGAAGGTGACATTTTAACTGGAATTTGTATTATGTTAATGGAAGAAGGATTAGATACGGGTCCCATACTTTTACAAAAGGAATTTCCAATTGATGTATTAAGAAACTCTTACCAGATATCATCTGATCTAAGTAGTTTGTCCGCCACAACAATTATAGAAGCTCTAGAATTAATAAGGACTTCATCTCACTTTACTAAAAACCTTGTAGAAATCTACCCTAAGCTTATAAAGCAAGATGTAGTTAATTGTGATCCAATTTATGCCAAAAGATTAACTAAGAAGGAGTTTCAAATAGACTGGAAAAGACTAAGTGAAGAAATCCATAGAACTATAATGGGCCTATACCCTGCTGCATATACATCACTTAATGGCAAAAGAATTAAACTTCATAACTCAATACCTTTAACTCCTAGCTTCTCGACTTATATTTCAAATAATTATGACTCTTATATTATTGATTATATATCAACCTCTTCTTATCCTGGAGAGATTTTAGCTGTTATTCCTAAGCTTGGATTTATAGTAGGGACAGCCAGTTATCCAATTCTTATTTTAAATGGTCAAATGGAAGGAAGAAATAGTGTTTCAGCTGATATACTAGCTAAGCAGATAGACCTATCAATAGGCATAAGATTTGATTAGAATTTATATTTATTGACTATCTTCTTTCTTAATTTTTCTAGAAAAACCCCATAAGAATATAGAGGCTAATATTATAAAGAAATAACTATCAGATATATTTATAGATAAAATAAGTGATTGTACAAATAACTTTAGAGCAACTAGTCCTACAGCGATATAACCTGCTGCTTCTAAGTTTACAAAGATTTCTA is a window from the Prochlorococcus marinus str. MIT 9211 genome containing:
- the fmt gene encoding methionyl-tRNA formyltransferase, coding for MKIVFWGTPEFSVPILEALINSDHDVVGVVTQPDRRRSRGNKLIHSPVKTVALENNIPVLTPQNIRQESLIQQKIINLKADLNLVVAFGQILPLLILDSPPLGSWNIHASLLPRWRGAAPIQRAILEGDILTGICIMLMEEGLDTGPILLQKEFPIDVLRNSYQISSDLSSLSATTIIEALELIRTSSHFTKNLVEIYPKLIKQDVVNCDPIYAKRLTKKEFQIDWKRLSEEIHRTIMGLYPAAYTSLNGKRIKLHNSIPLTPSFSTYISNNYDSYIIDYISTSSYPGEILAVIPKLGFIVGTASYPILILNGQMEGRNSVSADILAKQIDLSIGIRFD